In the Nothobranchius furzeri strain GRZ-AD chromosome 15, NfurGRZ-RIMD1, whole genome shotgun sequence genome, one interval contains:
- the LOC107391176 gene encoding transcription initiation factor TFIID subunit 4 isoform X1 produces the protein MDETVGITSAESSVTAAQSQSKLTTASGVVKVVSDATQGTVKPHRTGAETLNGGNVVMNCHVPGGGQPDSPAPASVTLVNGPASGGKEGAAVVSASPSPIIRTVISAQNAVTSCQPSVKTVPTVTLVRPHLQTANDSPSADNTTTPNATVNKTDSSKTLPQTNSQVLASTGATIRSPTVLQNLRISVPSTAAPPGGVRAIVPQVFAPRPTQPQQNATNVQNITFPPGMVLVCRETGRVMMIHQQPLAQIQAQAQSQSAMTPRPTAPTSTPPVQVTSLQTPGTPLMGRSVTPTTIIKQSPPVQTTLTATTTLQRPPVLQNTIMLGGGATSTGASTNVQSAGTQRVGATPTAVTAETLENVKKCKNFLSTLIKLASGKQSTETTANVKELIKNLLDAKIEAEDFTSRLYRELNSSPQPFLVPFLKRSLPALRQMTPDSEAFLHQSLPPLPSAQSTATTSSALSAVVLRPPLSSVSTTTAATKTTVISLPQTPNSKPGLIVSQQQGTMVRPQVTLAPSPMVTFRGQTPNHIIVGQVVKQLPAAKQTVAPGIRGVHVLGHASLSEAQRNSLKEAAGGGTFKDDDDINDVASMAGVNLSEESANILATNSELVGIVTRSCKDETFLFPPSLSRVALQIGKRFGVSELGTDVISYISHATKQRLQNLLEKASHVAQQKNRSFKEDGQYEQVGDVRAQLKFFEQLDQMEKQRKEEQEREILLKAAKYRSRQEDPEQLRLKQKAKEMQQLELAQIRQREANLTALAAIGPRKKRKADSPVRGATAEGPGSGPSQPGASAGPGSRQFMRHRITRVNLRDLLFCLENEKETSHSQLLYKGFLK, from the exons ATGGATGAGACAGTTGGAATCACTTCAGCTGAATCGAGTGTGACAGCCGCCCAGAGTCAGTCCAAGCTGACGACTGCTAGCGGAGTCGTTAAGGTTGTATCAGATGCAACACAAGGAACTGTGAAGCCTCACCGGACTGGTGCTGAAACTTTAAATGGAGGCAACGTGGTGATGAACTGTCACGTTCCCGGAGGCGGACAACCCGACAGCCCTGCGCCTGCTTCTGTCACGCTTGTCAATGGACCTGCTTCCGGGGGCAAAGAGGGTGCAGCAGTTGTATCTGCGTCGCCCAGTCCTATTATCCGAactgttataagcgcacaaaacgCAGTGACCTCATGTCAGCCCTCTGTGAAAACTGTCCCCACAGTCACGCTCGTGAGACCACATCTGCAAACTGCTAATGACTCTCCCAGCGCGGACAACACGACTACACCAAACGCTACTGTCAACAAGACGGATTCCTCTAAAACTCTACCGCAAACTAACAGTCAGGTGCTGGCTTCTACTGGCGCCACCATCCGGAGTCCCACTGTTCTGCAGAACCTGAGGATCTCAGTTCCATCCACTGCCGCTCCTCCTGGTGGAGTACGAGCCATAGTTCCTCAGGTGTTTGCCCCACGGCCCACGCAGCCGCAACAAAATGCCACCAACGTCCAAAACATCACATTTCCTCCAG GGATGGTCTTGGTCTGCAGGGAGACAGGGCGGGTGATGATGATTCACCAGCAGCCGTTGGCTCAGATACAAGCTCAGGCGCAGTCACAAAGCGCCATGACACCTCGACCTACAGCCCCCACCAGCACTCCACCTGTCCAGGTCACGTCTCTACAG ACTCCAGGCACACCACTGATGGGCCGTTCAGTCACTCCCACCACCATAATCAAACAAAGTCCGCCGGTCCAGACCACACTCACTGCCACCACCACACTGCAGAGGCCTCCTGTACTGCAG AACACCATCATGCTGGGAGGAGGTGCCACCTCCACAGGAGCCTCCACCAACGTCCAGTCTGCAGGAACCCAGCGGGTGGGAGCTACTCCAACCGCAGTGACAGCT GAAACTCTGGAGAACGTGAAAAAGTGTAAAAACTTTTTATCTACACTTATTAAGCTAGCCAGTGGGAAGCAATCAACAGAGACTACAGCAAATGTCAAGGAGCTGATCAAAAACCTGCTG GACGCAAAAATAGAGGCTGAGGATTTCACCAGTAGGCTGTACCGGGAGCTCAACTCTTCGCCTCAGCCTTTTCTTGTACCGTTTCTCAAG CGGAGCCTCCCAGCTCTACGTCAGATGACTCCAGACTCGGAGGCCTTTCTCCATCAAAGCCTTCCGCCCCTGCCCAGCGCCCAGTCTACTGCAACAACCTCCTCTGCCCTCAGCGCCGTAGTCCTGCGACCCCCCCTCTCCTCCGTTAGCACCACTACTGCTGCTACCAAAACCACCGTCATCAGCCTGCCTCAGACACCCAACAGTAAACCTGGCCTG ATTGTGTCCCAGCAGCAGGGGACCATGGTGAGACCTCAGGTGACACTCGCTCCGTCTCCCATGGTAACATTCAGAGGACAAACTCCCAATCATATCATTGTGGGTCAGGTGGTCAAACAGCTACCAGCAG CAAAGCAGACGGTGGCTCCAGGGATCAGAGGAGTTCACGTTCTTGGTCACGCTTCACTTTCTGAAGCTCAGAGGAACAGTCTGAAAGAAGCGGCAGGAGGAGGAACTTTCAA GGATGATGATGACATCAACGATGTGGCTTCCATGGCAGGAGTCAACTTATCAGAGGAGAGCGCCAATATCTTAGCAACCAACTCTGAGCTTGTCGGCATAGTGACTCGGTCCTGTAAGGACGAGACCTTTCTCTTCCCCCCTTCACTCTCCCGAGTAGCTCTGCAGATTG GTAAGAGGTTCGGCGTTAGCGAGTTGGGCACAGATGTGATCAGCTACATCTCCCATGCTACAAAGCAACGACTGCAGAACCTGCTGGAAAAGGCGTCACATGTGGCTCAGCAGAAGAACAGAAGTTTTAAG GAGGACGGGCAGTATGAGCAGGTCGGCGACGTGCGAGCTCAACTCAAGTTCTTTGAGCAGTTGGATCAGATGgagaaacaaaggaaggaggagcAGGAAAGAGAGATTCTTCTAAAGGCAGCTAAG TACAGGTCACGACAAGAAGACCCAGAGCAGCTCAGACTCAAGCAGAAGGCCAAAGAG ATGCAGCAGCTGGAGCTGGCTCAGATCAGACAGAGAGAAGCCAACCTGACTGCTCTGGCAGCTATCGGCCCAAGAAAGAAACGGAAGGCAGACTCGCCTGTCAGGGGTGCAACTGCTGAG GGCCCAGGGTCAGGCCCCTCCCAACCCGGAGCCTCAGCTGGACCGGGCTCCAGGCAGTTTATGCGACATCGCATCACCAGAGTAAACCTCCGGGACCTTCTCTTCTGTCTGGAGAATGAAAAAGAGACCAGTCACTCACAGCTGCTGTATAAAGGCTTCCTCAAATAG
- the LOC107391176 gene encoding transcription initiation factor TFIID subunit 4 isoform X2, which yields MDETVGITSAESSVTAAQSQSKLTTASGVVKVVSDATQGTVKPHRTGAETLNGGNVVMNCHVPGGGQPDSPAPASVTLVNGPASGGKEGAAVVSASPSPIIRTVISAQNAVTSCQPSVKTVPTVTLVRPHLQTANDSPSADNTTTPNATVNKTDSSKTLPQTNSQVLASTGATIRSPTVLQNLRISVPSTAAPPGGVRAIVPQVFAPRPTQPQQNATNVQNITFPPGMVLVCRETGRVMMIHQQPLAQIQAQAQSQSAMTPRPTAPTSTPPVQVTSLQTPGTPLMGRSVTPTTIIKQSPPVQTTLTATTTLQRPPVLQNTIMLGGGATSTGASTNVQSAGTQRVGATPTAVTAETLENVKKCKNFLSTLIKLASGKQSTETTANVKELIKNLLDAKIEAEDFTSRLYRELNSSPQPFLVPFLKRSLPALRQMTPDSEAFLHQSLPPLPSAQSTATTSSALSAVVLRPPLSSVSTTTAATKTTVISLPQTPNSKPGLIVSQQQGTMVRPQVTLAPSPMVTFRGQTPNHIIVGQVVKQLPAAKQTVAPGIRGVHVLGHASLSEAQRNSLKEAAGGGTFKDDDDINDVASMAGVNLSEESANILATNSELVGIVTRSCKDETFLFPPSLSRVALQIGKRFGVSELGTDVISYISHATKQRLQNLLEKASHVAQQKNRSFKEDGQYEQVGDVRAQLKFFEQLDQMEKQRKEEQEREILLKAAKVTTRRPRAAQTQAEGQRDAAAGAGSDQTERSQPDCSGSYRPKKETEGRLACQGCNC from the exons ATGGATGAGACAGTTGGAATCACTTCAGCTGAATCGAGTGTGACAGCCGCCCAGAGTCAGTCCAAGCTGACGACTGCTAGCGGAGTCGTTAAGGTTGTATCAGATGCAACACAAGGAACTGTGAAGCCTCACCGGACTGGTGCTGAAACTTTAAATGGAGGCAACGTGGTGATGAACTGTCACGTTCCCGGAGGCGGACAACCCGACAGCCCTGCGCCTGCTTCTGTCACGCTTGTCAATGGACCTGCTTCCGGGGGCAAAGAGGGTGCAGCAGTTGTATCTGCGTCGCCCAGTCCTATTATCCGAactgttataagcgcacaaaacgCAGTGACCTCATGTCAGCCCTCTGTGAAAACTGTCCCCACAGTCACGCTCGTGAGACCACATCTGCAAACTGCTAATGACTCTCCCAGCGCGGACAACACGACTACACCAAACGCTACTGTCAACAAGACGGATTCCTCTAAAACTCTACCGCAAACTAACAGTCAGGTGCTGGCTTCTACTGGCGCCACCATCCGGAGTCCCACTGTTCTGCAGAACCTGAGGATCTCAGTTCCATCCACTGCCGCTCCTCCTGGTGGAGTACGAGCCATAGTTCCTCAGGTGTTTGCCCCACGGCCCACGCAGCCGCAACAAAATGCCACCAACGTCCAAAACATCACATTTCCTCCAG GGATGGTCTTGGTCTGCAGGGAGACAGGGCGGGTGATGATGATTCACCAGCAGCCGTTGGCTCAGATACAAGCTCAGGCGCAGTCACAAAGCGCCATGACACCTCGACCTACAGCCCCCACCAGCACTCCACCTGTCCAGGTCACGTCTCTACAG ACTCCAGGCACACCACTGATGGGCCGTTCAGTCACTCCCACCACCATAATCAAACAAAGTCCGCCGGTCCAGACCACACTCACTGCCACCACCACACTGCAGAGGCCTCCTGTACTGCAG AACACCATCATGCTGGGAGGAGGTGCCACCTCCACAGGAGCCTCCACCAACGTCCAGTCTGCAGGAACCCAGCGGGTGGGAGCTACTCCAACCGCAGTGACAGCT GAAACTCTGGAGAACGTGAAAAAGTGTAAAAACTTTTTATCTACACTTATTAAGCTAGCCAGTGGGAAGCAATCAACAGAGACTACAGCAAATGTCAAGGAGCTGATCAAAAACCTGCTG GACGCAAAAATAGAGGCTGAGGATTTCACCAGTAGGCTGTACCGGGAGCTCAACTCTTCGCCTCAGCCTTTTCTTGTACCGTTTCTCAAG CGGAGCCTCCCAGCTCTACGTCAGATGACTCCAGACTCGGAGGCCTTTCTCCATCAAAGCCTTCCGCCCCTGCCCAGCGCCCAGTCTACTGCAACAACCTCCTCTGCCCTCAGCGCCGTAGTCCTGCGACCCCCCCTCTCCTCCGTTAGCACCACTACTGCTGCTACCAAAACCACCGTCATCAGCCTGCCTCAGACACCCAACAGTAAACCTGGCCTG ATTGTGTCCCAGCAGCAGGGGACCATGGTGAGACCTCAGGTGACACTCGCTCCGTCTCCCATGGTAACATTCAGAGGACAAACTCCCAATCATATCATTGTGGGTCAGGTGGTCAAACAGCTACCAGCAG CAAAGCAGACGGTGGCTCCAGGGATCAGAGGAGTTCACGTTCTTGGTCACGCTTCACTTTCTGAAGCTCAGAGGAACAGTCTGAAAGAAGCGGCAGGAGGAGGAACTTTCAA GGATGATGATGACATCAACGATGTGGCTTCCATGGCAGGAGTCAACTTATCAGAGGAGAGCGCCAATATCTTAGCAACCAACTCTGAGCTTGTCGGCATAGTGACTCGGTCCTGTAAGGACGAGACCTTTCTCTTCCCCCCTTCACTCTCCCGAGTAGCTCTGCAGATTG GTAAGAGGTTCGGCGTTAGCGAGTTGGGCACAGATGTGATCAGCTACATCTCCCATGCTACAAAGCAACGACTGCAGAACCTGCTGGAAAAGGCGTCACATGTGGCTCAGCAGAAGAACAGAAGTTTTAAG GAGGACGGGCAGTATGAGCAGGTCGGCGACGTGCGAGCTCAACTCAAGTTCTTTGAGCAGTTGGATCAGATGgagaaacaaaggaaggaggagcAGGAAAGAGAGATTCTTCTAAAGGCAGCTAAG GTCACGACAAGAAGACCCAGAGCAGCTCAGACTCAAGCAGAAGGCCAAAGAG ATGCAGCAGCTGGAGCTGGCTCAGATCAGACAGAGAGAAGCCAACCTGACTGCTCTGGCAGCTATCGGCCCAAGAAAGAAACGGAAGGCAGACTCGCCTGTCAGGGGTGCAACTGCTGA
- the lsm14b gene encoding protein LSM14 homolog B isoform X2, protein MSSAICDLTKAINSLFLEFHPAMASSKPFIGCKIGLLSKAQNRYEGILYTIDKVNSTAVLANVKCFGTEGRPTDRPTPPKEDVYEYITFRGSDIKDITLCEAPRSYGLPQDPAIIQSSSSGSAGIYQSLGPFSPLSIPVYNQLAANSFLNQQCAAALGLGPMPPDLHVRRGPMIEKAVQTLRVERSRQRRGLTESQEQQWNRRKPQRTNRETSQTQRDNGATTHSGPGVTSSQQKHQQQKIENRAPARRSVTRRRRSHGRGQLIVANVPSPLLKFDSDFDFDLSNAQFIKEELEREVQEKMNIKDDNREMEKEETPHLTAVDDLGSKCYYNKSKSFFDNISSDNRLRLTWAEERKRNLETFGVTGRFFRGQGFRGRNTGRRGRGGAQI, encoded by the exons ATGAGCAGTGCAATATGTGATTTGACAAAAGCAATTAATAGCTTGTTTCTTGAGTTTCATCCAGCCATGGCTTCGTCAAAGCCATTCATTGGTTGTAAAATAGGATTGCTTTCAAAAGCTCAAAATCGATATGAGGGAATTTTGTATACTATCGACAAAGTTAACTCCACAGCTGTGCTGGCAAACG TGAAGTGTTTTGGGACGGAAGGGAGACCCACTGACAGACCCACGCCACCCAAAGAGGATGTCTATGAATACATAACTTTCCGTGGAAGTGACATTAAGGACATTACACTGTGTGAAGCCCCAAGATCTTATGGCCTACCCCAAGATCCTGCGATAATACAA tCATCCAGTTCAGGCTCTGCTGGCATCTATCAAAGTCTTGGACCCTTTAGCCCTTTGAGCATTCCAGTCTATAATCAGCTTGCTGCCAACTCCTTTCTCAACCAGCAGTGTGCTGCAGCTCTTGGTCTTG GGCCTATGCCTCCAGATCTGCATGTCAGACGAGGACCCATGATTGAAAAGGCTGTTCAGACTCTCCGGGTGGAAAGATCTAGACAGAGGAGAGGGTTAACGGAGTCTCAGGAGCAGCAGTGGAACAGGAGGAAGCCCCAGAGGACCAACAGGGAGACTTCCCAAACTCAAAGAGACAATGGAGCCACCA CCCATTCAGGTCCAGGTGTGACCAGTTCTCAGCAGAAACACCAGCAGCAGAAGATTGAAAACAGGGCACCAGCCAGAAGGTCAG TAACACGAAGGCGTAGGAGCCATGGCAGAGGGCAGCTGATCGTGGCCAACGTTCCATCGCCCCTCCTCAAGTTTGACTCAGACTTCGACTTTGATTTATCCAATGCACAGTTTATCAAGGAGGAGCTTGAGAGGGAGGTGCAGGAGAAAATGAACATTAAAG ATGATAATCGTGAGATGGAGAAAGAAGAAACTCCACACTTGACTGCAGTTGATGACCTTGGCTCTAAGTGCTACTACAACAAATCCAAGTCTTTTTTTGACAACATCTCGTCTGATAACCGGCTCAG GTTAACGTGGGCAGAGGAGCGAAAGCGCAATCTGGAGACTTTTGGGGTCACTGGTCGGTTCTTCAGGGGCCAAGGATTCAGAGGTAGAAACACTGGACGAAGAGGACGAGGAGGAGCTCAGATCTAG
- the lsm14b gene encoding protein LSM14 homolog B isoform X1: protein MSSAICDLTKAINSLFLEFHPAMASSKPFIGCKIGLLSKAQNRYEGILYTIDKVNSTAVLANVKCFGTEGRPTDRPTPPKEDVYEYITFRGSDIKDITLCEAPRSYGLPQDPAIIQSSSSGSAGIYQSLGPFSPLSIPVYNQLAANSFLNQQCAAALGLGPMPPDLHVRRGPMIEKAVQTLRVERSRQRRGLTESQEQQWNRRKPQRTNRETSQTQRDNGATTHSGPGVTSSQQKHQQQKIENRAPARRSVTRRRRSHGRGQLIVANVPSPLLKFDSDFDFDLSNAQFIKEELEREVQEKMNIKDDNREMEKEETPHLTAVDDLGSKCYYNKSKSFFDNISSDNRLSFRLTWAEERKRNLETFGVTGRFFRGQGFRGRNTGRRGRGGAQI, encoded by the exons ATGAGCAGTGCAATATGTGATTTGACAAAAGCAATTAATAGCTTGTTTCTTGAGTTTCATCCAGCCATGGCTTCGTCAAAGCCATTCATTGGTTGTAAAATAGGATTGCTTTCAAAAGCTCAAAATCGATATGAGGGAATTTTGTATACTATCGACAAAGTTAACTCCACAGCTGTGCTGGCAAACG TGAAGTGTTTTGGGACGGAAGGGAGACCCACTGACAGACCCACGCCACCCAAAGAGGATGTCTATGAATACATAACTTTCCGTGGAAGTGACATTAAGGACATTACACTGTGTGAAGCCCCAAGATCTTATGGCCTACCCCAAGATCCTGCGATAATACAA tCATCCAGTTCAGGCTCTGCTGGCATCTATCAAAGTCTTGGACCCTTTAGCCCTTTGAGCATTCCAGTCTATAATCAGCTTGCTGCCAACTCCTTTCTCAACCAGCAGTGTGCTGCAGCTCTTGGTCTTG GGCCTATGCCTCCAGATCTGCATGTCAGACGAGGACCCATGATTGAAAAGGCTGTTCAGACTCTCCGGGTGGAAAGATCTAGACAGAGGAGAGGGTTAACGGAGTCTCAGGAGCAGCAGTGGAACAGGAGGAAGCCCCAGAGGACCAACAGGGAGACTTCCCAAACTCAAAGAGACAATGGAGCCACCA CCCATTCAGGTCCAGGTGTGACCAGTTCTCAGCAGAAACACCAGCAGCAGAAGATTGAAAACAGGGCACCAGCCAGAAGGTCAG TAACACGAAGGCGTAGGAGCCATGGCAGAGGGCAGCTGATCGTGGCCAACGTTCCATCGCCCCTCCTCAAGTTTGACTCAGACTTCGACTTTGATTTATCCAATGCACAGTTTATCAAGGAGGAGCTTGAGAGGGAGGTGCAGGAGAAAATGAACATTAAAG ATGATAATCGTGAGATGGAGAAAGAAGAAACTCCACACTTGACTGCAGTTGATGACCTTGGCTCTAAGTGCTACTACAACAAATCCAAGTCTTTTTTTGACAACATCTCGTCTGATAACCGGCTCAG TTTCAGGTTAACGTGGGCAGAGGAGCGAAAGCGCAATCTGGAGACTTTTGGGGTCACTGGTCGGTTCTTCAGGGGCCAAGGATTCAGAGGTAGAAACACTGGACGAAGAGGACGAGGAGGAGCTCAGATCTAG